A single genomic interval of Arthrobacter globiformis harbors:
- the nucS gene encoding endonuclease NucS, whose product MRLVIARCSVDYVGRLKAHLPLATRLLLVKADGSVLVHSDGGSYKPLNWMSPPAVLRVTSPKDADVEVGVVEQWTVQSAKTDDRLIINIHEQLHDSSHELGQDPGLIKDGVEADLQRLLADQIETLGEGFSLIRREYFTAIGPVDILARDAGGATVAIELKRRGDIDGVEQLTRYLELLNRDPLLAPVRGIFAAQQIKPQARVLATDRGIDCVTLDYDAMRGVDDVESRLF is encoded by the coding sequence GTGCGTCTCGTCATAGCCCGTTGCTCCGTTGATTATGTTGGCCGGCTCAAAGCCCATCTCCCCCTCGCCACCCGGCTCCTGCTCGTGAAGGCTGACGGTTCGGTCCTGGTGCACTCCGACGGCGGCTCCTACAAGCCGCTTAACTGGATGAGCCCGCCCGCCGTTCTCCGCGTCACCTCCCCGAAGGACGCCGACGTCGAAGTTGGCGTCGTCGAGCAGTGGACCGTCCAGTCCGCCAAGACGGACGACAGGCTCATCATCAACATCCATGAACAGCTCCACGACAGCTCCCACGAACTGGGACAGGACCCCGGCCTGATAAAGGACGGCGTCGAGGCCGATCTGCAGCGGCTCCTCGCCGACCAGATCGAAACCCTCGGGGAGGGGTTTTCCCTGATCCGGCGGGAGTACTTCACCGCCATCGGGCCAGTGGACATCCTCGCCCGGGATGCCGGCGGCGCCACGGTGGCCATTGAACTGAAGCGCCGCGGGGACATCGATGGCGTGGAGCAGTTGACGCGGTACCTTGAACTGCTCAACCGGGATCCTCTGCTAGCACCGGTGCGCGGCATCTTCGCCGCCCAGCAAATCAAGCCGCAGGCCAGGGTGCTCGCCACGGACCGCGGCATTGACTGCGTGACCCTGGATTACGACGCGATGCGGGGCGTTGACGACGTCGAGTCCCGGCTTTTCTGA
- the atpA gene encoding F0F1 ATP synthase subunit alpha has product MAELTINADDVRNALNEFAASYEPGNAERVEVGRVTAASDGIARVEGLPSVMANELLRFEDGTLGLAQNLDVREIGVIVLGDFTGIEEGQEVHRTGQVLSVPVGDAFLGRVVDPLGVPIDDLGEIKAETTRALELQAPGVTQRKSVHEPMQTGLKAIDAMIPIGRGQRQLIIGDRQTGKSAIAIDTIINQKDNWASGDVTKQVRCVYVAIGQKASTIAAIRQTLEDNGALEYTTIVASPASDPAGFKYLAPYAGSAIGQHWMYGGKHVLIVFDDLSKQAEAYRAVSLLLRRPPGREAYPGDVFYLHSRLLERCAKLSDELGAGSMTGLPLIETKANDVSAYIPTNVISITDGQIFLQSDLFNANQRPAVDVGVSVSRVGGAAQVKSMKKVSGTLKLDLAQYRDMQAFAMFASDLDAASRQQLTRGARLMELLKQGQYSPFPIENQVVSIWAGTQGYLDDVPVEDISRFESEFLDHLKHKSSILTTLAQTNVLGDDTVEALKTAIVDFKKGFFGEGDNQLVGAGHEEHEAISEGQVDQEKIVRQKR; this is encoded by the coding sequence ATGGCCGAATTGACCATCAACGCCGACGACGTCCGTAATGCGTTGAACGAATTCGCGGCGTCCTACGAACCCGGAAACGCAGAGCGCGTAGAGGTCGGCCGTGTGACCGCCGCAAGTGACGGCATCGCCCGTGTTGAGGGCCTTCCCTCGGTCATGGCGAACGAGCTGCTTCGCTTCGAAGACGGCACCCTGGGCCTCGCCCAGAACCTTGACGTGCGCGAGATCGGTGTCATCGTCCTCGGTGACTTCACCGGTATCGAAGAGGGCCAGGAAGTTCACCGCACCGGACAGGTTCTGTCCGTGCCGGTGGGCGACGCCTTCCTCGGCCGCGTGGTTGACCCCCTGGGTGTGCCCATCGACGACCTCGGCGAGATCAAGGCCGAGACCACCCGTGCCCTGGAACTCCAGGCACCGGGCGTTACCCAGCGCAAGTCTGTGCACGAGCCGATGCAGACCGGCCTGAAGGCCATCGACGCCATGATTCCGATCGGCCGCGGCCAGCGCCAGCTGATCATTGGTGACCGTCAGACGGGCAAGTCCGCCATTGCCATCGACACCATCATCAACCAGAAGGACAACTGGGCTTCCGGTGACGTAACTAAGCAGGTTCGCTGCGTTTACGTAGCGATCGGCCAGAAGGCTTCGACGATCGCAGCAATCCGCCAGACCCTGGAGGACAACGGAGCGCTCGAGTACACCACGATCGTTGCCTCCCCGGCTTCTGACCCGGCCGGCTTCAAGTACCTTGCACCGTACGCCGGTTCGGCCATCGGCCAGCACTGGATGTACGGCGGCAAGCACGTCCTCATCGTGTTCGATGACCTGTCCAAGCAGGCCGAAGCCTACCGTGCGGTGTCACTGCTGCTCCGCCGCCCGCCGGGACGCGAAGCCTACCCGGGTGACGTCTTCTACCTGCACTCCCGCCTGCTGGAGCGTTGTGCCAAGCTCTCCGACGAGCTCGGCGCAGGCTCGATGACCGGTCTGCCGCTCATCGAAACCAAGGCAAACGACGTTTCCGCCTACATCCCAACCAACGTGATCTCCATCACCGATGGCCAGATCTTCCTGCAGTCGGACCTCTTCAACGCCAACCAGCGCCCCGCTGTTGACGTTGGTGTCTCGGTATCCCGCGTTGGCGGTGCCGCCCAGGTCAAGTCCATGAAGAAGGTCTCCGGTACCTTGAAGCTGGATCTTGCCCAGTACCGCGACATGCAGGCCTTCGCGATGTTCGCATCGGACCTCGATGCCGCATCCCGCCAGCAGCTGACGCGCGGTGCACGCCTGATGGAACTGCTCAAGCAGGGCCAGTACTCGCCGTTCCCGATCGAGAACCAGGTTGTGTCCATCTGGGCCGGTACCCAGGGCTACCTGGACGACGTTCCGGTTGAGGACATCAGCCGCTTCGAGTCCGAATTCCTGGACCACCTCAAGCACAAGTCCTCCATCCTCACGACGCTGGCTCAGACCAACGTTCTGGGCGATGACACCGTCGAAGCACTGAAGACCGCCATCGTGGACTTCAAGAAGGGCTTCTTCGGCGAGGGGGACAACCAGCTGGTGGGCGCCGGCCACGAGGAGCATGAAGCTATCTCGGAGGGTCAGGTCGACCAGGAAAAAATCGTCAGGCAGAAGCGCTAG
- a CDS encoding cold-shock protein: MAQGTVKWFNAEKGFGFITPDDSDGDVFVHYSEIQTGGFKTLDENQRVQFEIGQGAKGPQATGVTVV; encoded by the coding sequence ATGGCACAGGGAACCGTGAAGTGGTTCAACGCTGAAAAGGGCTTCGGCTTCATCACCCCGGATGACTCCGATGGCGATGTCTTCGTTCACTACTCCGAGATCCAGACCGGTGGCTTCAAGACCCTCGACGAGAACCAGCGCGTTCAGTTCGAAATCGGCCAGGGCGCCAAGGGCCCCCAGGCCACGGGCGTAACCGTCGTCTAA
- a CDS encoding F0F1 ATP synthase subunit delta: MAGVSSESLTKALTELEPKLPFASLQLAKELFGILGAVDSSAGLRRALTDPSRSGEEKSGLIKQLFSGKASAEAVDIAAGLASSRWASARDIGDALETLAATVVIAVAENKSAVSASGITGLEELENDLFSFNQAVAANHDVQRALSEPQASAAAKIALAERLVPSASEEAKVLIGQAVAQPRGIKATKLVSRFAELAAKRQQRWIATVSVTRPLTGTQENRLQQGLNSLYGRELKVNFNVDPRLIGGIRVQVGDEVLDASVLTRLNDLQRQLAG; encoded by the coding sequence ATGGCAGGTGTATCGAGCGAATCGCTGACCAAGGCGCTGACCGAGCTGGAGCCAAAGCTTCCGTTTGCATCGCTGCAGTTGGCAAAGGAACTTTTCGGGATCCTGGGAGCGGTAGACAGCTCGGCTGGCTTGCGCCGCGCCCTGACTGACCCCTCCCGCAGCGGTGAGGAAAAGTCGGGGTTGATCAAGCAGCTCTTCAGCGGAAAAGCTTCCGCCGAAGCCGTGGACATCGCAGCCGGTCTGGCCAGCTCACGCTGGGCATCGGCGCGAGACATCGGCGATGCACTCGAGACGCTTGCCGCAACGGTGGTCATCGCCGTTGCTGAAAACAAGTCGGCCGTTTCTGCCTCCGGTATCACCGGTCTGGAAGAGCTGGAGAACGATCTTTTCTCCTTCAACCAGGCCGTGGCTGCCAACCACGATGTGCAGCGCGCCCTGTCTGAACCGCAAGCCAGCGCTGCTGCAAAGATCGCCCTGGCCGAAAGGCTCGTTCCTTCCGCAAGTGAGGAAGCCAAGGTCCTCATCGGACAGGCGGTCGCGCAGCCCCGTGGCATCAAGGCAACCAAGCTCGTGAGCCGTTTCGCCGAGCTCGCCGCCAAGCGCCAGCAGCGCTGGATTGCGACGGTCAGCGTCACGCGTCCCCTCACGGGGACGCAGGAGAACCGTCTGCAGCAGGGACTGAACTCCCTCTACGGACGCGAGCTGAAGGTCAACTTCAACGTTGATCCCAGGCTGATCGGTGGCATCCGCGTTCAGGTGGGGGACGAAGTGCTCGACGCTTCGGTCCTCACCCGCCTGAACGACCTTCAGCGCCAGCTGGCCGGCTAG
- a CDS encoding DUF2550 domain-containing protein produces MDVTSFPFIAIATVFAVLIFTLCLFGVRRFNLRRALGTVDASIRTAGKSWRMGVCRYQDNELEWFKLLSLSVRPRHRFKRSSLELLGRRQPTEAELVKVQPDVVIVELRYEGEDVFLAMKFDAYTGLSSWLEAGPVIGVGTWR; encoded by the coding sequence ATGGACGTTACTTCCTTTCCGTTCATCGCCATAGCAACCGTGTTTGCGGTGCTGATTTTTACGCTGTGCCTTTTTGGGGTGCGCCGCTTCAACCTGCGGCGCGCCCTGGGCACGGTGGACGCCTCCATTCGTACGGCTGGAAAGAGCTGGCGGATGGGGGTTTGTCGTTATCAGGACAATGAGCTTGAGTGGTTCAAACTGCTGTCGCTGAGCGTCCGGCCCCGCCACCGCTTCAAACGGAGCTCCCTTGAGCTGCTGGGCCGGCGCCAGCCCACGGAGGCGGAGCTGGTCAAGGTGCAACCCGATGTGGTGATCGTGGAACTTCGGTACGAGGGGGAGGATGTCTTCCTGGCCATGAAGTTCGACGCATATACAGGTTTGTCCTCGTGGCTTGAAGCCGGGCCGGTCATCGGCGTGGGGACCTGGCGCTGA
- the atpE gene encoding ATP synthase F0 subunit C → MEGSINGSLNLIGYGLSAIGGGIGVGLVFAAYINGVARQPEAQRVLQPIAFLGLALTEALAILGLVFAFVLK, encoded by the coding sequence ATGGAAGGCTCCATCAACGGCTCCCTCAACCTCATCGGCTACGGTCTCTCGGCCATCGGCGGTGGTATCGGTGTGGGTCTCGTGTTCGCCGCCTACATCAACGGTGTGGCACGTCAGCCGGAAGCCCAGCGCGTTCTGCAGCCGATCGCATTCCTCGGCCTTGCGCTGACTGAAGCCCTCGCCATCCTGGGCCTGGTCTTCGCTTTCGTTCTCAAGTAA
- the atpD gene encoding F0F1 ATP synthase subunit beta, whose protein sequence is MTATATEHVAATAGATGRIARVIGPVVDVEFPADAIPSIYNALTTEITLNGETKTITFETSQHLGDNLVRAISLQATDGLVRGTSVVDSGSPITVPVGDGVKGHIFNVLGKPLDVDESEIQASDYWPIHRKAPSFASLEGSTEMLETGIKVIDLLTPYIKGGKIGLFGGAGVGKTVLIQEMITRVARNFGGTSVFAGVGERTREGNDLWVEMEEAGVLKDTALVFGQMDEPPGTRLRVALSALTMAEYFRDVQNQDVLLFIDNIFRFTQAGSEVSTLLGRMPSAVGYQPNLADEMGLLQERITSTKGHSITSMQAIYVPADDYTDPAPATTFAHLDATTELSREIASRGLYPAVDPLTSTSRILDPQYIGKDHYNTAVRVKQILQKNKELQDIIAILGVDELSEEDKIVVSRARRIQQFLSQNTYTAKQFTGVEGSTVSIKDTVEGFSAICDGELDHIAEQAFFNVGGLDDVERQWAKIQEQTK, encoded by the coding sequence ATGACTGCCACCGCTACCGAACACGTAGCAGCAACGGCCGGTGCTACCGGCCGTATCGCACGTGTCATTGGCCCGGTTGTCGACGTCGAATTCCCGGCTGACGCAATCCCCTCGATTTACAACGCACTCACCACCGAGATCACTCTCAACGGTGAGACCAAGACCATCACGTTCGAGACCTCCCAGCACCTGGGTGACAACCTCGTCCGCGCTATCTCCCTGCAGGCAACCGACGGCCTGGTCCGTGGCACGTCCGTAGTCGACAGCGGTTCCCCGATCACCGTGCCTGTTGGCGACGGCGTCAAGGGCCACATCTTCAACGTCCTCGGCAAGCCGCTGGACGTCGACGAGTCCGAGATCCAGGCTTCGGACTACTGGCCGATCCACCGCAAGGCCCCGTCCTTCGCGTCCCTCGAGGGTTCCACCGAAATGCTCGAAACGGGCATCAAGGTCATCGACCTCCTCACCCCGTACATCAAGGGTGGAAAGATCGGCCTGTTCGGCGGCGCCGGTGTGGGCAAGACCGTTCTGATCCAGGAAATGATCACCCGTGTTGCCCGCAACTTCGGTGGTACTTCCGTGTTCGCCGGTGTCGGCGAGCGCACCCGTGAAGGTAACGACCTCTGGGTTGAAATGGAAGAGGCAGGCGTTCTCAAGGACACCGCCCTTGTGTTCGGCCAGATGGACGAGCCGCCGGGAACGCGTCTGCGCGTGGCCCTGTCCGCCCTGACCATGGCGGAGTACTTCCGCGATGTCCAGAACCAGGACGTGCTGCTCTTCATCGACAACATCTTCCGCTTCACGCAGGCAGGTTCCGAGGTTTCCACGCTGCTGGGCCGCATGCCCTCCGCCGTGGGTTACCAGCCGAACCTTGCCGACGAGATGGGCCTCCTCCAGGAGCGCATCACGTCCACGAAGGGCCACTCCATCACCTCGATGCAGGCCATCTACGTCCCCGCAGATGACTACACCGACCCGGCACCGGCCACGACGTTCGCACACCTGGACGCCACCACGGAACTTTCCCGTGAAATCGCCTCCCGTGGTCTGTACCCTGCAGTCGACCCGCTGACTTCGACGTCCCGAATCCTGGACCCGCAGTACATCGGCAAGGACCACTACAACACGGCTGTCCGTGTGAAGCAGATCCTGCAGAAGAACAAGGAACTCCAGGACATCATCGCCATCCTCGGTGTTGACGAACTGTCCGAAGAGGACAAGATCGTCGTGTCGCGTGCGCGCCGTATCCAGCAGTTCCTGTCGCAGAACACCTACACCGCCAAGCAGTTCACCGGCGTTGAGGGCTCCACGGTTTCCATCAAGGACACTGTTGAAGGCTTCTCCGCGATCTGCGACGGCGAACTCGACCACATTGCAGAGCAGGCGTTCTTCAACGTCGGCGGCCTGGATGACGTTGAGCGCCAGTGGGCCAAGATTCAGGAACAGACCAAGTAA
- a CDS encoding F0F1 ATP synthase subunit gamma, with the protein MGAQIRVYRQKISSTTSMRKIFKAMELIATSRIGKARARVAASLPYANAITRAVSAVASQSEIDHPLTTEPENIRRAAVLVITSDRGLAGSYSAGVLKQAEGLNELLRAEGKEVKTFLLGRKAQAYFEFRNRPYGRVWTGNTDAPEFATAKEIGAALLEDFATDFEEGGVDEIHVVYTRFKSMVTQEPTVIRLLPLEVVEEQASSESELLPLYEFEPEPEQVLNALLPRYIESRIFAAMLQAAASELAARQRAMKSAGDNATDLIKKYTRLRNTARQAEITQELSEIVAGADALAS; encoded by the coding sequence ATGGGAGCCCAGATCCGGGTCTACCGTCAGAAGATCAGCTCGACGACGTCGATGCGCAAGATCTTCAAGGCGATGGAACTGATCGCTACCTCGCGCATTGGCAAGGCCCGTGCCCGGGTGGCAGCTTCACTGCCTTACGCGAACGCGATCACGCGCGCTGTTTCTGCTGTCGCAAGCCAGAGCGAAATCGACCACCCCCTGACTACCGAGCCGGAGAACATCCGCCGGGCCGCCGTCCTGGTCATCACCTCAGACCGCGGCCTTGCAGGTTCGTATTCCGCCGGCGTGCTCAAGCAGGCCGAAGGCCTGAATGAATTGCTCCGTGCCGAAGGCAAGGAAGTCAAGACGTTCCTGCTGGGCCGCAAGGCGCAGGCTTACTTTGAGTTCCGGAACCGTCCCTATGGGCGCGTCTGGACCGGCAACACCGATGCCCCTGAGTTCGCCACGGCGAAGGAAATCGGCGCGGCCCTGCTCGAAGACTTCGCCACAGACTTCGAAGAGGGCGGCGTGGACGAGATCCACGTTGTGTACACCCGCTTCAAGTCTATGGTGACGCAGGAGCCGACCGTCATCCGACTTCTTCCCCTCGAAGTTGTGGAAGAGCAGGCGTCCTCCGAATCGGAACTGCTGCCGCTTTACGAGTTCGAACCGGAGCCGGAACAGGTGCTCAACGCACTGCTGCCGCGCTACATCGAATCCCGCATTTTCGCGGCCATGCTGCAGGCAGCGGCTTCTGAACTTGCTGCACGGCAGCGGGCGATGAAATCCGCCGGCGACAACGCCACGGACCTCATCAAGAAGTACACGCGTCTGCGCAACACCGCCCGCCAGGCAGAGATTACGCAGGAACTTTCCGAAATCGTGGCCGGCGCCGACGCACTCGCGTCGTAG
- a CDS encoding AtpZ/AtpI family protein, with product MTKHNNPGKNEPGTPEPTPGHGAVPGVNSDGGYNAGMAVFSYIIGGIIVWSLIGWGLDYLWGTRWIVLVGALLGAAGGFYLSHMHGLTSSRKPTGGSGAASGPSEDGNSNAK from the coding sequence ATGACCAAGCACAACAACCCCGGAAAAAACGAGCCTGGAACACCCGAACCGACGCCCGGACATGGCGCTGTACCAGGCGTAAATTCCGACGGCGGTTACAACGCTGGAATGGCCGTCTTTAGCTACATAATTGGCGGAATCATCGTCTGGAGTTTGATAGGGTGGGGACTGGATTATCTGTGGGGAACCCGCTGGATTGTGCTCGTAGGCGCTCTGCTTGGAGCTGCGGGAGGGTTCTATCTGTCCCATATGCACGGCCTCACCAGTTCAAGGAAACCAACTGGCGGGAGCGGTGCAGCCAGCGGCCCGTCCGAGGACGGGAACAGTAATGCCAAATAA
- a CDS encoding alpha/beta hydrolase has translation MTFDPASYVFSQPSAATAIRASTVLPARRENIEIRTEDGHTLVGELALPESGPVTATLITLHPLPTHGGFMDSHVYRKASYRLPALAGVAVLRFNTRGTSSPRGTSDGTFEQGIGERYDVEAAVRFAVERGLPNRWLVGWSFGTELALMYGAVEPVASQVEGAVLLSPPLHRATDEHLLLWAAAGKPLTVLVPEHDDYLRPAAAEARFGLVPQARVVGVDGAKHLWVGEKQAARVLNEIVDDVTRDGGGAEGLPQEWEGPVATAAV, from the coding sequence ATGACTTTTGACCCGGCGTCGTACGTTTTCAGCCAGCCATCAGCAGCCACGGCGATCCGCGCCTCCACGGTGCTTCCCGCCCGGCGCGAAAACATCGAAATCCGTACCGAGGACGGCCACACGCTGGTGGGCGAACTCGCCCTGCCGGAATCGGGTCCGGTCACGGCCACGCTGATCACGCTCCACCCGCTGCCCACGCACGGCGGCTTCATGGATTCGCACGTGTACCGCAAGGCCTCCTATCGGCTGCCGGCGCTGGCCGGGGTGGCCGTACTGCGCTTCAACACCCGGGGTACGTCCTCGCCGCGCGGAACCAGCGATGGAACGTTTGAACAGGGCATCGGCGAGCGGTACGACGTGGAGGCGGCGGTGCGCTTCGCCGTCGAACGGGGTCTGCCCAACCGCTGGCTCGTGGGCTGGTCCTTCGGGACGGAACTCGCCCTCATGTACGGCGCCGTGGAACCGGTGGCCTCCCAGGTGGAGGGCGCAGTGCTGCTGTCCCCGCCGCTGCACCGCGCCACCGACGAGCACCTGCTGCTCTGGGCGGCCGCCGGCAAGCCGCTGACCGTCCTGGTGCCCGAGCACGACGATTACCTCCGGCCCGCCGCCGCAGAGGCCCGGTTTGGGCTTGTGCCCCAGGCCAGGGTGGTGGGGGTCGACGGCGCCAAGCACCTCTGGGTGGGGGAGAAGCAGGCCGCCCGGGTACTGAATGAGATCGTGGACGACGTTACTCGCGACGGCGGGGGAGCCGAGGGCCTGCCGCAGGAATGGGAAGGTCCGGTGGCCACCGCCGCCGTTTAG
- a CDS encoding ATP/GTP-binding protein, with protein MPRSNRPRRPKAARGPAGNAPGGGKHGAGPAPELDLERARAGIARRESAPDGDWMVRTMTARNAEKTYICPGCSTAVLPGIAHLVVWADDHLFGAGAGLAERRHWHTNCWTSRNFRYR; from the coding sequence ATGCCCCGCTCCAACCGTCCCCGCCGCCCCAAAGCCGCGCGCGGTCCGGCCGGAAACGCCCCGGGCGGAGGAAAGCACGGCGCAGGTCCCGCCCCGGAACTTGACCTGGAGCGGGCACGCGCGGGAATCGCCCGCCGGGAAAGCGCGCCGGACGGCGACTGGATGGTGCGCACCATGACGGCGCGCAACGCCGAAAAGACATACATCTGCCCGGGCTGCTCCACGGCGGTGCTGCCCGGGATTGCCCACCTTGTGGTCTGGGCGGATGACCACCTGTTCGGAGCTGGCGCGGGACTGGCCGAGCGGCGCCACTGGCACACCAACTGCTGGACCTCCCGTAACTTCCGGTACAGGTAA
- a CDS encoding F0F1 ATP synthase subunit epsilon has translation MAELEVEIVAADHFVWSGAAKMVKARTSDGEIGILPGHSPVLAILAEGQLAIEPVSGDRIAVDVDGGFFSVDNDRVVIVADNAQLGDAATAGIR, from the coding sequence ATGGCTGAGCTTGAGGTTGAGATTGTCGCAGCGGACCACTTCGTGTGGTCCGGGGCGGCCAAGATGGTCAAGGCCCGCACCAGCGATGGTGAGATCGGAATCTTGCCCGGCCACTCGCCCGTGCTGGCGATTTTGGCCGAGGGTCAGTTGGCAATCGAGCCGGTTTCCGGCGACCGTATTGCCGTCGATGTTGACGGCGGGTTCTTCTCCGTCGACAACGACCGGGTGGTAATTGTTGCTGACAACGCCCAACTGGGTGACGCGGCCACTGCGGGGATCCGATAG
- a CDS encoding F0F1 ATP synthase subunit B, protein MNQLIISAATEGAEAANPLVPNLWEMGVVLAGFAVLFFIVVKFVVPMFEKTFAERAEAIEGGIAKAEKAQAEASAALEEYKQQLTDARAEANRIREEARAEGALILAELKEKAAAESARITAQAHAQIESERQAAVVSLRSEVGTLATTLAGRIVGETLEDDARAARVVDRFLADLETQNAGVAK, encoded by the coding sequence ATGAATCAGCTGATCATCTCAGCCGCCACTGAAGGCGCCGAGGCGGCTAACCCGCTCGTTCCCAATCTTTGGGAAATGGGCGTCGTCCTCGCCGGCTTTGCTGTCCTCTTTTTCATCGTGGTCAAGTTCGTTGTCCCGATGTTCGAGAAGACGTTTGCAGAGCGTGCCGAGGCCATCGAGGGCGGCATAGCCAAGGCTGAGAAGGCTCAGGCTGAGGCTTCCGCTGCACTCGAAGAGTACAAGCAGCAGCTCACTGATGCCCGTGCTGAGGCAAACCGTATCCGTGAGGAAGCACGTGCCGAAGGCGCCCTGATCCTGGCGGAACTGAAGGAGAAGGCTGCAGCAGAGTCTGCACGCATCACCGCTCAGGCACACGCGCAGATCGAATCCGAGCGCCAAGCGGCCGTTGTGTCGCTGCGTTCGGAGGTGGGCACCCTTGCCACCACGCTTGCGGGCCGCATCGTTGGGGAAACCCTCGAGGACGACGCACGTGCAGCACGCGTCGTTGACCGCTTCCTGGCTGATCTGGAGACCCAGAACGCAGGTGTAGCTAAGTAA
- the atpB gene encoding F0F1 ATP synthase subunit A produces MIALALPAQNSGEFTPPGIEEMHLPAILPWGAADGFSKQMLLVILSVVIIATFFVLAARKQQLVPGKLQFAGEAAYGFVRNSIAKDIIGGRDFIKYVPLLFSLFFFILVNNIYGAIPVIQLPSFSHVGGAYVLAAIVYVTWIGIGIKKNGLRYFKLATVPSGVPVYILPIVIPIEIISNFLVRPVTHSLRLFATMLAGHLIVMIAGSGIEYLVMQENVLLKGTSVLVLAGAIAMYMLEALIMALQAYVFTLLTAIYIEGALHADSH; encoded by the coding sequence TTGATCGCGCTTGCGCTCCCGGCCCAAAATTCAGGAGAGTTCACACCTCCCGGAATTGAAGAAATGCACCTGCCGGCAATCCTGCCGTGGGGTGCGGCAGACGGATTCTCCAAGCAGATGCTGCTGGTTATCCTGTCCGTCGTCATCATCGCCACATTCTTTGTGCTCGCTGCGCGGAAGCAGCAGCTCGTTCCCGGCAAGCTGCAGTTCGCAGGGGAGGCCGCCTACGGCTTCGTCCGCAACAGCATCGCCAAGGACATCATCGGCGGCAGGGACTTCATCAAGTATGTCCCGCTGCTGTTTAGCCTGTTCTTCTTCATCCTGGTGAACAACATCTACGGGGCAATCCCGGTGATCCAGCTCCCGAGCTTCTCGCACGTCGGCGGCGCCTACGTGCTGGCAGCCATCGTGTACGTCACCTGGATCGGCATCGGCATCAAGAAGAACGGCCTGCGCTACTTCAAGCTCGCTACCGTTCCCTCTGGTGTCCCGGTCTACATCCTCCCGATCGTCATTCCGATCGAGATCATCTCCAACTTCCTGGTCCGTCCGGTCACGCACAGCCTGCGTCTCTTCGCCACCATGCTGGCCGGTCACCTGATTGTCATGATTGCCGGTTCGGGCATCGAATACCTCGTCATGCAGGAGAACGTCCTTCTCAAGGGCACCTCTGTGCTGGTTCTCGCAGGTGCGATTGCCATGTACATGCTGGAAGCGCTGATCATGGCGCTGCAGGCGTACGTGTTCACACTGCTGACTGCGATCTATATTGAAGGCGCACTCCACGCCGACAGCCACTAG